From the genome of Phlebotomus papatasi isolate M1 chromosome 2, Ppap_2.1, whole genome shotgun sequence:
aattagttttaatacgtttaaaaatgaattgatatgtagaggtgaatttgactcttattttggacaacttggttattaatttgtccaacttggctgtaaatttggacagctaatccgcctcaataggatgcccattgttcttcatttgatgaaccaatcttaccaagtcctcttcctgttcatgtaagggaaacgtagaatgtcacaagaagcccggaaactttccatatcattcattaaagtgagttgacttcggtgctccaagtacgtgcggattcgctcattccctgacctttccgggagcctttcaggacatttctcgctacatctctttcgtagagatgatgctcctttgtttctccaggcatttgtccaacctagtcatcacaaaagctaaaacttcacgaaatttcgtgagaaaaacacctgtccaaaataagagccatcacctcactggtaaatgtcttaaaacatttcccatttttcacacgaaaaatctaattcacaaggcaaatctcacttcaggtcaaatgtacaaatcatcagtaacgtgaatcaacacaatattcaatgaatattcaataatatcactcaaaaacagcgaacaaactttgttagtacttcaccaaaactaaataagactgaagtaagccacgaagttctgtcatatttctcgtaagcaattgctcacactgaattttcaacaaagcaatttcaactcaaatcatattcaaaatttaacgtatttagtgtcaaaatcttccaaaaagaacaaatatttagatagaattcgttattcatcaaatattggaataaaaatccatcattttaatcaatttatttttagtgtccaatgttatcctcaaagtgtccaaaataagaaactggacaaaattatgagcatttcccctatatgaaaataccgttgaatcaaaGATTGAAAAGGTgttagagagcgtatttatcaactTAATGATATCATGTTAAtctcattggaaaggttttgaaaattctaatatGTCTGAACCGATAAAGAACCGAGATTCAATTGTGTCTTTTCTACGGTTTTTTGATCGactttttgagtgatttgtaaatcgggtcaaattagttttaaaccagtaaataatgcaaaaataattttgagatatGGCATTTAAGTCACAAGTTTCAGCATAACTTTGTTATTATCATGGTTACACTACGACTCCGATAGAGACAACCATTTACAATATTAAACGCTGTaaagaaatatgtaaaattgCAGTATTAATATCAaagatttaaactatttttgttAAGTAATAACCTCAGAcaatttttaactaaaattcataactttgcAGATTATATAAGAAACAATAATGCGTCGACTGCATTGGAGTTGTACgtactttttttattatttatatttattttttttctatcacatAATTTTATTCTATCAGTGATTGAACATGTTTCATTGCACTGTTTATTATGCTGTCAATGTTAGAGAAGTTTATACAGCAGCATTAGCAATAGAAGAAAATATGCCTTCCTTCCTGTatatttagggcagaatcagattgacaataaaatgctcgccgtagcctcaccgtatttcgttaatttacgaatttccattgcaattcttatgcaaattttccattaccgtattaccttatctcatactcagtggcactaggtgaaaatataataatgtaagaaaattgaagaaatgaaagcaaaaattcgataaacggtaagtaagaaaatgtaagagaaattaatcttacatttttttcttaccgtttatcgcattttcgttttatttcttaaattttctcatattattttcacctagtgccaccgagtatgagataaggtaatacggtaatcgagaatttacgtaagaattgcaatgaaaatgcgtaaattaacgaaatacggtgagcattttactgtcaatgtgattctgcccttactccCAAATTACTGTGGCAAATTTTGGTGACATATAATCTTATAAACTGATgtttttggtaaaaaataaaattcatctaACTGATTGGTGAAAATTACATTAATGTGTTCGTCTGCTTTGCGATGTTTCCGTTTCTGTTGTTTGAATTtcggaaaaaaaaatcatcattgcATTTAATTAGCTTTTTCAGTGATGGTGAACGAGGCGGCTAGCACATTAATTACTGTTACCAAAAATATACCACCAACTATGTAATCATTCATGTGACTCGCCTGATTTTTCCTGCCTTTGATTTTCATCTGCCTCTGGAAAAAAAAGCCGAAAGAGAGGAAATGAAACAGagagaaattcaaatatttgatattaAATTCAGTCTCATCATTCACTTTTTTAAATCACAtttcgctttttttttttactaactagTGAAAATCGAATCCACTTGCATATTTGGgaatattaaaaaacatatcttgaaaaaaatattgctgcTCTAACTCCATATAAAGACTACTATATCACATAACCCTTTGATTTTTCGTtatgataaataaaattgtaaaaaaataaaatagggtgaaaggagtCGTGTCAAGACTTATTGAcatcctactctgtaccatttgaaatacgaaatttgaacacctatccttatcagaaaacgtagactaaggaaaaaacgtcattagatactttaaataaatttaaagattttgacaaaagtgtcaatagggttccctgtcgaagaggtgttcctttgaccctagcagaaaaaaataaattttgtcaataaTTGCTTTGACAGACATATCGGTTCAGAAGAatgtcatgaaatcaaaatacacATTTAAATACGATTTTAAAGGACCTAGTTCAGGGATAAGTTTAATAAAAGGAAATCAAGACgtagataatattaaaaaaaatttaaattgtactAATGCCGAAGAAGTTACAGAGATGTGTTGGAAATAATGcataaattttacttaaaatatcTACTACTAATAGAAGAAAACAGTTCTACAGAAATCTTACTAATAGAGGGATCATCACCTGTCGCACATAATATCTCTTATCATTTACACAAACAAGGattaaaaattggattttttcccaaggtttaaaatttcaatgtcaTAAGAAAACATTATCTccttaaaatcatattttatatcttaacaatttttttttgaatttctataactcaaaatcgaaggattgttattagttatttttattatgtACACAGGCGCGtgccaattttaaatatttgtacatatattttatgctttttataagaaatttgtcaaataataattttctacaataatctcaaaaaaaaataggggaaactagggcactacgaaacatggggtagcaccaaacactaattttttatttctaaactacttggactatctcgaccaatTTTTCAGTGGAGAAGCattcctataatgcctataaattttcaaaagtctTGTCCTTTGAAATCAAATATCCGaataaaaaatctcagtgtttggtgctaccccgtgtttggtggtgccccagtttcccctattatatttttaattttttttaacgtacTGAAAGAGTACACGCAGCAACAATGGGCAAGAATCTCTTCCTATGTCTTTactgatttttattgaacatttttCATTATGAGTACCCGCtataaatgtatattttttaattctccaATTAACAATATGTTTGGATAGTATGAGTGATGTTTCTCGACTTTATATAAAAGATGTTTcgtcaaatattttaattatgcgatagttgaaatattttgacaaaaaaaatttgtgatttGTAAGCTACTCcttaaagatattaaaaaagacAGCATCCGTGTTATACTGAGTATGGttcaatttataatatttcttaagacgatttttagaaaaataaatatattctgTATAAAGAGAACTGCTTAAGCAACTCGATAAAACCATGTTATTTACCTTGAAAATTAAAGCAATTCCAACAGCCACCTGGAGCACGAGAGAAAGGATAAGAAGCCCCAGACTGACATAGAATGTCTGTGATCCAGTGTTGTAGGCGATAAGGAAGCGCAATTGATTAGCATTGGCAGTCAATAGTGCAATATCCATCATTCCCTCGGCCACGCTTTTCTTTGACGCATATTCACTTTTGTTGATCCTTCTACCATCCACAGCATCCACAGGGCCCATCTTAATGCTTTTCTCAGTCAAATACCCCAACTCAATGTCCCCTTTCTCAGTCATTGTGAGAAGTCTACACTGACATTCCCCAATGTCTTGCACAAAATCCAAGATAACACCGACAATGTCCACGACAAACTAATCTAGTGTACAGCCAAAAGCAGAGCAAAACTTTTCCAAATGCAAATATCTTATCAATTGTGGAATTTAATGTGGTTGtggtcacagaaaaaaaatcttttagtgTCATTTTCTTGTTCACATATTAAATTTGTTGGAGCATAAAAGAAATTGTGACATATTGACAAATCATGTGAAAATTTTGTCCGCAGATGTTTTTgcttttctatttaaattaattttttttttcaactgtcAGAACACAAAGAATATTCGAAACCCATCTGGACACAGAAGTTCGATTAATTTCACCAAATAATGTTGCCGCAGAGCAGCGTTATTACTGGCGTTTTGAAGATGTTCGTGTTCCAGATAGAAATTCTCAAACATTGAATCTTGGTtttcttataattattttaagtagtAACGCATACTACTacgtttttttgtttattaataatattcttattttgaattaaatactAATGTATTGCACACTTGAGACGCGGGTAGTTTGAAATGCAgtggattattctttgattatttaaataaatatgacaAAAACACTAATCGAATTATTTTAATGAAGACCGTATGAGGGAGTGTACTAAACGCATACCATTTTTTAAGATATAGTTTTCAAGTTTTGGCAGTACTGCCTTAATGTCAATACataatcacagcgaacagactgggcttttctacatggtcattgcttttttacgccttcattgcttttttacacgtggaaaaaatattcaaaaaattgcggcaccgaACCAATTTTTGcgccaatttgatgttttttccgttttctgagacattattctttaaaaagaaaattatttattagtaaaatttgccaaatctaaacacctcgaattaagagcaaaaagcaattgaccggtcaatgaCTCTTTGCTCTTTTCACaaggtagggtggaatcaccacttctcgccagtgcccaatttttcgccacttatattgaaatcgctatttttcgcgatttgtgaaataaatgattCGCAaaattctttgtatttttactgctgctacgtatagagtcgaaaaattgttattattcgttttgaatttacgattttgagcaattttttagagtaatattttaagcaagtgcatcgaatccaatatttcttaccaaatacactaagtgtcatcaaattttcattaagcaaaaaatacctctttggatcaataatttgtctattgaatatttaattacacttgtggaatagggtaaaagctcataattttggacagtctgcttataagcatcgatgttccgagttttaagtgcgatattttcaatactaattgactttttttgttactctcttttcagaagggttctttagaaacttggcaagctatttatcgtcttatttttactaaaattagttttaatacgtttaaaaatgaattgatatgtagaggtgaagttggctcttattttggacaacttggttattaatttggacaacatggcggtaaatttggacagctaatccgcctcaacaagatgcccattgttcttcatttcatgagtCAATctaaccaagtcctcttcctgttcatgtaagggaaacttagaatgtcacaagaagcccagaaatttgctatatcattcattaaagtgagttgacttcggtactccaagtacgtgcggattcgctcattccctggcctttccgggagcttttcaaggcttttctttCTACATCTCTTTCGTGGAGATGATGCTCTTTTGCTTCTCCAGACATTTGTCCAacttagtcatcacaaaagctaaaacttcacgaaatttcgtgaaaaaaacaCCTGTTCAAAATAAGACACTAAAATAATACActaggcaaatctcacttcaggtcaaatgtacaaatcactactaacgtgaatcaacacaattttcaatgaatatttaataatatgactcaaaaaaagcgaagaaacattgttagtacttcatcacagctaaataagactgaagtaaacacaaagttctgtcatatttctcgtaaacaattgctcacactgaatttgcaacaaagcaattttaactcaaatcatattcaaaatttaacgtatttagtgttaaaatcttccaaaaagaacaaatatttagatagaattcattatttatcaaatattggaataaaaatccataattttaatcaatttatttatagtgtccaattttatcctcaaagtgtccaaaataagaaactgggcaaaattatgagcctttcccttaGTGTAGGTTaagtcaaaaaaatttaaagaaaaattttaattacatattgtattctttttttttaaatctgtttttgagtaaaaactatgaaaaaataaatatattccaTTGATcataatcatcatcattttcaaccactttTCTCTATTGGGGTCGTGGGTCacaacattttgaaattttttgcaATCAATGCTCAAAATCATAAGCACGATGGTTCTCTCCGTGTAGTGGACTGTTATGGTATATAAGCAATAAGAATGAACAAAAAACTTTATTACCAAATAGTATGAGCCTTCCTCCAAGATAAAACGACATGTAACtccattattaattaaaaaaatttaactattgctttatatatatatttttttataataatttaaaaatgttttatttttattctatttaatttgaaatgtaatagggtaagtgtgccaaattccggtcagtttgcaatttcggccacattttttgttccttgaattttaataaatttttagtttttgcatactctagaaataatacaatgcaaaaaataacaaaaaaaatgtcgcttagacgaacaagatgatctgaaaaagacattcgaagaattccggaagatagactgtctacaaggttccaagaaacactccttacaaaaacgtaacaaataaattcaatttgtattaaaaatattacatttcaaacttgagactttggcgcttgcatgcaaatatgccgaaatttggcacacttaccctaatttaagtatattttaaccaaattcaaaacaaGGAATACGTAAAGGACTTAATGCAATCTTAccaaagagtttttttttctaaaaacgaATAGTAGATTTTGGGTATTATTAGTAATTTTATGTTCAGTAGTCATTTGGTTTTGAATGGTTTATTGGTGTATATCTGCAGGTACGATGAATCATTCTCTTTGGACTCTTGAGCATTACATTAGTGAGTGTTTGGGTCAGTTTGTGGTGTGTTGTGCTTCGATTAACGCGGGAACTTCAAGCCTCTATCATTCTCCCATGCTGTAGGAAGATTTTTGCCTTTGACAGCCTCAAGATGCTATTTCCCGTTGTCCTAATTACATTCCTGGCTTCATCAGCTGCACAGGCTTTCGGTGAGTAGGTGTaatttcccaccaaaactcttgtatttttttcacaaagaatAGTGTGACAGAACTATTAGAAATTATCGTTAAATTTGGCAAATTCGATCGCATAATAAATCTTCTACCCTAAGAACTGCATCCAGAAGACATACCTCCCAGAGACACTCATCAGAAAGTCCCCAGAAATAGAAGTTAAGAAGTGCTGAGTACTTCATTGACCTCTCAGCTTGACCCTCAATTCCAATTCACATTGTCACCAGCCGTTTTCAATGCAGGTCAATGGTCAATGCTTCGATTTCATACCAAGGTCGCCACCCTTGAAAAACTAAACACACACAATTGCTACTAAATTCCATTTAGAACGTCACCTAAAGAACGCCTCACATTTTCCAATATAAATTTCCAAACCCACGCAATTCACAATTTAGGCCAAGTGCAAGTAAAATCTTCATTTActagaaatttttctttatcagTGTTTTTGATTATCTTTCAACTATCTGATTTTCTGAAAACAGTAAAATTGACGAGAAGattctatagggtaagtgtgccaaattccggccagcttgcaatttcggccactttttttgttcctcgaatttacatgaacttttatattttacgtactccagagattatacaatgcaaaagaataacagaaaatgtagcttcgacaaccgagatgacgtgaaaaagatattggaagaattcccgaagggcaaagaacaATGAGactgaaggtggccgaaatagggcaccaaagctatgcctatattttgttcattttaaaatgtattaagaatgattttagagtaaataaagacggtaaactttgtacaaggttccaagcaatactcttacaaaagaaaaaataaaaaaatcaatttgtattaaaaatattacatttcaaacttgaggctttggcgcttgcatgcaactatgccgaaatttggcacacttaccctataaacaTGTTCTTAGCAGTCGttataaaattgttcaaatCGTGGTGATATCATTAGCTcttatttagttaaatttactaaaatatatCATAACTAAATGAATTTTTGCTATTTGCAGGAGCTCTGGTATCCTTAAATGACACCCTGAATCAGTGCTGCCATCTAGGTAGTCAATGGGCAACTGAGGGTACTAATTGCACTGAATACGACCAGTCCCTGGATGAAGGTATACCAGTAGAGCTGCTTCATGTTTGCCTATCGACCGTGGAGATCTGCTGTGTTCGACAGCAGCGCCATCTACAATGCATTGGGGGCCAATCAGCTGCACGTAGGGATGCTACCTGTCGCGATGCTCTGGTTGGTGTCCCAGAGCCAGCCTACTACCGCGATTGTTGTGAATCTTGCAAAATAGGCCTTATGACTGCTCAATTGGTGCCACAGTGCGACCTTTTGACCTTCGGATCACCTTGGCAAGAGGTTTATGCAGCTTGCTGCGAGGAGGCGGCAGCTGCCAATGCTGCCAATGGATCAAATCCCTGCTCCAGTGCTCAATGCCATCAGATTTGTGTACCAACTGGACATTCTTATACCTGCAGATGCACTCCAGGTTTCGTTCTCACCCACGATGGACATTCCTGTAGAGTGGCTAATGCTACAGTTCCAATCTGTGATGATGGTTACACTTGGGACTCAAATACTGACCAGTGTACAGGTGAGACGATAACTAATTCCTAATGAGCATTCCTTTTATATTCTCAAGAATTAATGAGTAATCaaattatctttattttttgaACATTATTAGTTAAAAATATTGCTGTTAAGGCCACTTAAACCTTTCAAGGACGAGTGGGTaacggtgtcccaaaaacaaaaaccatttttttctgactattttaactctttcttgaccacaacatatccagcgaacgaatttcagtaaaactcactttattgtaagtcttagtggacaaatatgatacttttgtagagaaagatttttttccgcctctgggaaattggaatactcatgggtactctcgtccccaaaagaacgaaaaggagacaaactttaattttccaaaagccaatattatcgattttgtcaataatttttgcgtgtcaaattaCTCCTTTACAaggttgatcactaaaacaagaagaattattgaccagtatcttctgaGATATCCAGGAAGTGGCCAAGAAGACACCAAGTTCCTGCTttccaacagattcctcaaaatatttcacacaataacactttaaaacacatttctctcaacgtgatgttattgtagacacattaagctttctcaagagccaaaaaacacttcctggacaatcagaattcaccaaaatcctgaagaataggaaaaacttccctgaaagcaatctccctcactgccaaatgtcaaaattatcggccatattggaaaaatgtcgctcccgcttggaattttgttacaaggttggtgtcaaaaagcaaatggcgggcattggcgggataaccttacatttgacctccagatttttggggacgagagtacccataaagtttgaacaagttttttgaaaatttaagaaaaaaatatttttcgaatttatgcaatctgtaattgttagttaacatacttattgaccccgagaggttttttcttattctgatctaaaaatataaaaaaaagtcataatatctgcaaggaagcagaaaattgaaaattcacgatttttgatcaaaaatatattaGCTCAGGAGTttattgggatcctgcaaaaaatatcctatatttggacatccttatagtttgtaatcatccacaagaatcggttTTTTATCGAtcctaaatagtccaaaaaaaaaacttttttccatggatacccagagtcccaaaggagacgaaagagttaaggaacaaaataactttctattaGGGTTGAAGGAAGAAGATCTACAGAGATCTTCATGGAAAAAGAATCTGTGATAATTTGTGATTTGCAGATATTGATGAATGCTCCGATGAGGCTCGCTGTCCACCCCATACGGCTTGTCATAACACCCCTGGTGGCTTTATTTGCGAAGCCGAGAGTACAGAGGCTTGTGCCATGGGCTTCAAACGTCTCGGATCCAAATGCATCGATATCAATGAGTGTGAAACCGATAGAGATGCCTGCGATACAAATCAGATTTGTACCAATGAACTTGGTGGCTTCAGATGTGACTGCCGAACAGGCTTCATTCTGGATCCCGTAACTAATGCCTGTATTGACATCAATGAGTGTCAAATCAATAATCACGAATGCCTAGAAAGCCAGAGATGTGACAATACCATTGGTTCTTACACATGCATCAGATTACAGAGTTGCGGCACCGGTTACACCCTAAATGCTGGAACTGGACTTTGTGATGACGATGATGAATGTATCCTTGGTACGCATAACTGCGAACCTCCATATGAGTGCAAGAATACTAAGGGATCCTTTAGATGTGAACGGTCAAGAACGATTTTGCAACCTGCACCCAACAGATCACCCACCTATACGCATTATCCGCAGCTCAGCAACGCCATCTGTGGTGTAGGCTATCGGGCTGATGCTAGAGGCAGATGTACAGGTCAGTGAAATTTTACGTAGGGTTAGCGAGTGAAATTGGGTAATTGGCGTCGATCAGTTACCATGATCGTCTGATCGGCAGCAAAAACGAACCTGAGTGGCAAATCGGATTACCATATTCAATGTTAATcccaggggggg
Proteins encoded in this window:
- the LOC129802342 gene encoding ninjurin-B — protein: MTEKGDIELGYLTEKSIKMGPVDAVDGRRINKSEYASKKSVAEGMMDIALLTANANQLRFLIAYNTGSQTFYVSLGLLILSLVLQVAVGIALIFKRQMKIKGRKNQASHMNDYIVGGIFLVTVINVLAASFTITEKAN
- the LOC129802323 gene encoding fibulin-5, translated to MLFPVVLITFLASSAAQAFGALVSLNDTLNQCCHLGSQWATEGTNCTEYDQSLDEGIPVELLHVCLSTVEICCVRQQRHLQCIGGQSAARRDATCRDALVGVPEPAYYRDCCESCKIGLMTAQLVPQCDLLTFGSPWQEVYAACCEEAAAANAANGSNPCSSAQCHQICVPTGHSYTCRCTPGFVLTHDGHSCRVANATVPICDDGYTWDSNTDQCTDIDECSDEARCPPHTACHNTPGGFICEAESTEACAMGFKRLGSKCIDINECETDRDACDTNQICTNELGGFRCDCRTGFILDPVTNACIDINECQINNHECLESQRCDNTIGSYTCIRLQSCGTGYTLNAGTGLCDDDDECILGTHNCEPPYECKNTKGSFRCERSRTILQPAPNRSPTYTHYPQLSNAICGVGYRADARGRCTDIDECSEGMANCAPDQICRNKPGGYVCYCPPGYILGKSRQCEDIDECATSGFCPTNSQCLNTPGSYHCECAAGFAAATGSRPLCVDVDECSEQPGICHQRCVNYWGAYKCTCDSGYKLAPDNRTCLDIDECEAHRSYDLCVGNCENTLGSYSCSCPPGYHLGQDNRSCLDIDECASGNVCRNYNEICTNTRGGYRCHPIHCPSGYTVDTERRNRCRRMSLLCDRDDLECFTRPSSYSFNFITLVANMSVPPQGRALFNLKGPNWYDNIDFFLRIVHVTAPSGVQKATDASFTLRKMHNEALLSLVEALEGPQDVELELSMTVYKDHLPGGSNIAKIFIFVSEYAF